The Stigmatella aurantiaca DW4/3-1 genome contains the following window.
CAACAAGCGAGAGGTGTTTGGCGTGAAGGTGGAGAGGGTAGCGCAAGTGGACCCAAGGGATCTCAAGCCCGACCAGTGGGTGGACGGCTGGCGCATCGTGCGGCGCATCGGCAGCGGCGCCTACGGAGTTGTCTACGAGGTGGAGAAGGATGGGCAGCGCTTCGCGCTCAAGCTGGCCTGCCACCGTGAACAGAGCGGAGACCCGAGGCAGACGGATGCACGCGCGAAGCGCGAGGTGGCCTGTCTCCAGCAACTCCATCACCGCCACGTCATCCGCATGTGGGCCCATGGCCGATGGCCAGAGCCGCGCTCGGGTTTTCTCTACATCGTCCTCGATTTCGTGGACGGCTACACGCTGGGGCAATGGGTGGAGCGAACCCACCCCACGCCGCATGAAGTGGCCGTCCTGTTCCTGAAGCTGTTCGACGCCTTGGAGCACCTGCACGGGCGGGGTATCCTCCACCGGGACTTGAGCTTGCGGAACATCATGGTCTCCCAAGACGGAGAACCGGTGATCATCGACTTTGGCGCGGCGGACTACGCGGCCGCCGAGGAACTGACGGATGCTCCACTGCCTCCCGGAACCCCGCGCAACCGGAGCCCGGAGGCCGTGAGTTTCTGGACGGCCAACCGTCACAACCCCGAGGCGCGTTACCCCTTCAAGGCGACCGACGACATTTTCGCGCTCGGAGCCAATCTCTATGACGTGCTGACGGACCCCTCGCCCGAGCGCAGCCAGAAGCGGCCTCCACTCGGAGGGGTGATGCCACCGCCCTCCCCGTTCAAGGTGACTCAAGGGCGCGTTCCGCAGGAATTGAGCGCCTATGCAATGCACCTGATCGCCAGCGAGCCCAGAGCGCGGCCTGCGACCGCGAAGGATGCGCGGCGTCCATTGGAGGAATTTGCTCGATTCGAACGCCCCGAGTGGCGAGGGCTCCCCATTCACCCAGTCGCTTCGCAGCTCCCGCCAGAGCCCGCCAAGAGGGGGCCCGTGCCGTCTGCTGCTGGGGATTTGGCGGGGAAGGTTCCTCGCTATGCAGGGCGTTTTCTCGGGCTTGTAGGGGCGCTGGCGCTGGCCGTGCTTGCGGCAGCCCTGGCCGCCTCCCTGCTACCCCGCGCCACGCGCCACGCGCCCGCCAGCGTGGCCAGGGAAGCCCCAGCAACTCAATCTCCCACCTCGGTGTTGGCCGAAAAGCCGACAAGCCGCCCCGCTCCATTACCCTCGCCTCTCCCGACCCCCGAGGAGGCGAGCCCTTCTGTGAATCAGCCCGAGAATTCCCCTGCCCTCACCCACGGCGTACCGAACCCGTCTCAAGTCCAGAAGGCCAGTGCTCAGCGTGCTCTCTCGAAGGCGCAGAAGTGTGCGCTCCTCGTGGCCTCCCTCTCTTGGGTCGCGGCAGGCTGCCCGGGTGTGCAGACTCGCCCGGAACCGGAATTGTGTCCGGAGAAAGCCGTGAAGGCCATGGAGCAAGAACTCGATTGGTCCCTGGACTCTGGAGAAACCCTCCTTGTCACCGTCGACGTGACCAAAGGGAAGATTCCCCGCCGCACCCGCAACCGGGAGGAGGCTGTGACAATATTCAAAGATGGTCCCGTAACAGGGGCTCTTTCCGAGCCAAACGGGAAGGCTCCCGAGGGGACGATTCTGGAGGGGCATCTGTGGACAACCGGCGACAAAATCGTTGGCCGGTATTTCCGCGCCCGCCTTCCCAACGGACGCACGGTTCCAATCTGCCTTGAGCTGAAGTACGGGGGCATGGAGAAAGAAGAGGGCTCCAAGCCCGGAAAGGCCGTGGGCAGTAAGGAAGCGGATGCGGGCGGCGTGACGCGGTGGCGGTGAACCGGACGCTGTATCGGCGTGTCGTGGCGGACTTCTGCTGACGCTGTAGTGGCGCTGCGCGGCACGGCCAATCCCCAGCGTCGTTCATTCCGCTGGTTCATGCTGGGTAGTGTTTCGCTCCATTGCGCGGCGCCCTTTCGCGCTGCCAGGAGTCACCACCGCATGTCTACGGCGAGGCCCCCCTGGAACATCCCGGGCGTCATTCTCTTCTCTCAGGGCGAACTGTCCTACGAGGTGGATCTGTCGCGAGGGCTGGTCGAGGAGTGGGCGCAATCGAAGTTGGGCGAGAGGACCGCCGTGGCTTGGGAGCGCACGAGAGAGCAGCGCCTCCGCCAGGTCATCGTTCGCAGCTTGCCAGCGACGTCAGACGAGCCTGAGGCACTCGCCAAGGCGCGTGCTCGGCTCCGTGAGGAAGCGCGCTTGGCGGCCCATCTGCACCATCCCGGGATTGCCCAAATCTTCGGCATCCATGAAGTCCAGGGGGCCCTTCACATTGTGTCCGAGCGGGTCGAGGGCGCCTCGCTCAACACCCTGATCACCTACTCGCTCATGCGCAAGGCTCCCTTGACCCCCGCGTTCTGCCTCTACGTGGGCGCAGAGGTCGCCAGCATCCTGCATTACGCGCACAGCCGCACGGATGAGAGCGGGGCCCCACTGGGCATCGTGCATCGTGACGTGAGCCCCACCCGCATCTACCTGGGCACCGCGGGTGAGGTAATGCTCACGGACTTCGCCTGCGTACGCTCTCTTCTCTCAGGCCGGGTAACAACGACGCTGCCTCGGCCTCAAGGCGAGGTGTTTTATGCTTCACCCGAGGCGCTCCTGGGAGAAGAGGTGGATCCACGCTCGGATCTGTTCTCGCTCGGGCTGGTGCTCTTGGAACTGGCCACGGGGCTCCACCTCTACAACACGTTCACCATACGGCCCGGGGACTTGGAGGAAGCGCTCACGCCAGCAGTCAAGGAACAAGTGCTCGGTGCCGCCATGACGGCCCTGGTGGCGGACCTGCCTGAGCACGCGGAGGATTGCATCCTGCGGGCAGCCACGTTTTCCCCCCAAGACGTGGCGGAGCTGACCGAGCCACTCCCGCTCCCGCTGCGTTCCATCCTCCGCAGAGTGCTCCAGCGACGTCCGGAAGACCGCCACCTGTCTGCGGCTGCATTGGAAGCGGAACTGAGAGCGGGCCTCGCGCTGCTCGAAGCTCCTTACGGGGCCATGGAAGCCCTTGAGGAAGGCCGCGATTCACGCGATGGGGCCAGCACGAGCCGGGGCGTCATCGAGCCCACGGGTGATGATGCGTTTCCCCCCGTGCTGGTGGGGGAAGAGGAGATCACCACCGAACCGGGCGGGACCAACTAAGCGCTTTTTTGGCTCGCAAGGGGGCAAGGTCGGCGCCAGAACCCACGCCGACAAAGCCAAAGGCCAGGCTGGAAGAAAGCGTGGCATGATGCGCCTCATGCTCCGCCGCCTCGCCTGATGGCTTCTTGACTCTGCCCGCTAGAAGTCAATGAAGGCGTACAGCGCGCGGTGGTTCGACTTCGTACCACTCACCGTGTAGTTGATCGGCGACGGTTGCACGGCCCCTTTGATGAACAGGTAGTCGATCTTGGATGCCCCGTTCGTGGCGGCCGTACCGTAGCCGGTCATGCCCTGATCGTTGAGCGTGGTCGAGGGGATGTTCTTGCGGTTCGCGTCGATGCCCACGATGCGGATCGTCGATGCGTTCATCAAGCTGGTCGCGTCCGCCCCGAGGTGGATACCGGTCCCCTTGATACCGGTGTCCTTGTCACCCGCGCACGCGTTCGCCGAGTTCTCCTGCGGAAGGTGCATGGTCGCCGCGAACACCGTGGTCCCGGTCGCCTTGATGGTGAAGCGCGCCGCAATGGCGCTGGTGCGCTTCCACTTGTACTTATCCGTGGTGTCGGGATCGCTGTCCGGCGGCTTGTACAGGGTGCATCCAGCCCCCCCGTTGTACGGCGTTCCCGGCTTGAGCCACCCAGCACTCCAGTAGGCCGAGACGTCGCCGGCGGCCAGACTCAACCGCCCGGTGTTGTAGATGATGCCGTTGGTCTGTTTCTTCTTCAAGTCGCCCAACGACTGATCACTGCACTTGTGGGTACTTCCCCAGGACTCGGGATCGGACCAGACAACGATCGCCTTATACGTCCCCGTCGGCAGCCCGAACATGGCGGAGAGCTGGTCGGCGTAGGCCTCTGCCTGCCCGGTACCGCGTATCTGCTGCACAATGAGCAGATCGGGAGCGACCACTCCGGAGGTACCGGTCTTCCCAGCGTCGTCGACGAGTATCGACTTCAGGTGGTCCGTACCCGAGACGCGGGTACAGGTCCCGTCGGAGTTGTTCATGACCAGGTTCTCGATGTTGTTGTTGTACACCCGCAGCACCCGATCCGTCGGCTGTCCCAAGACCCTGGCGTCCGCATCCGCCGGCCGGAGCGCGGCCAATGTGTTCGGCGTCGGCGCATCCGTCGGAGCGGTGTCCGCCTCCATCCCGCCGCACGCCATCAGGAGGGAACCAAAAGACAGGCTGGTGATGAACGTCTTCATCTTCATGGGATGAATCCTCTGGGAGGGTGCCAACGCGGAATGGGTGGCCCAAATCCATCGTAACACGACTACACTGCCTTCTCAGATAGACCTGCACCTGAGCTTTTGCCGGCCCAATCCTGATTCGCCGTCATGCGTCATCCCTGTTCCACCGGGCTCCGGGCCCCTGAGCGCAGGAAGGACAGGAGCCCCAGTGGGCGTAGAGAGCGGGAGCAGAGCGGGAGGTGCGAGAGGCTGACGGGTAGCCCATGATCCACATTCCGGGCCGACGCAGAAGCCATTCATCTCCCGCAGACACACGCCTGCCCTGCCCAGCCGCCTTCCCAGGCGGAACGCGGCAGGGGCTTGCCTCTCTTGGCTGGCTGGGCGACCCTCGCGCAGGGGCCCGTCTCGCACCTGCCATGAGCAGTCCCAGATGCTCCAGACAGCAGCCCAGAACAAGGAGGCCGAAGTGGACATCATCGCGCCGCTCCACCACCCACCGGTGCTGTCCCAGCCTTTGCTTCGACTCGATGCCGGGCCGTGCGATGCGTGGAGTGATGCCGCGCCGACGCAGGCCGCGACGGTTCTTGCGCGACGCGTACGCCTTGTCGGCATGCAGCTTGTCGGGCCGGTGACGGGGAGGTCCGCGCGGCTGCCTCACTTGGGGCACAGCCTCTAGCAGAGGGAACAGCGCGTGCGTGTCGTGGACGTTGGCTCCCGTCAGACTCTCGGCCAGCGGAAGCCTTCCTCTGTCGACGAGAAGATGATGCTTGCTGCCCGCCTTCGCTCGGTCCGTCGGGTTCTTGCCCGTGAGGACCCCCCTTTGGAGGCTCGCACCGTCGAGGAGTCGATCGAGGCACGGCTGAAGTCCACTTGGCCGCGCTGGCCCATCTCGTTGAGCAGCAGTCGCCGGAGTTGCTCAAACACTCCGGCACGTGTCCATTGCTCCAGGCGTCGCCAAGTCGTCATCCCCGACAGGCCGAACTGCTTCGTCGGCAGCATCTCCCAGGGAATGCCGGTCCTGAGCACGAAGACGATGGCCTCCAAGGCGGCT
Protein-coding sequences here:
- a CDS encoding serine/threonine protein kinase is translated as MDPRDLKPDQWVDGWRIVRRIGSGAYGVVYEVEKDGQRFALKLACHREQSGDPRQTDARAKREVACLQQLHHRHVIRMWAHGRWPEPRSGFLYIVLDFVDGYTLGQWVERTHPTPHEVAVLFLKLFDALEHLHGRGILHRDLSLRNIMVSQDGEPVIIDFGAADYAAAEELTDAPLPPGTPRNRSPEAVSFWTANRHNPEARYPFKATDDIFALGANLYDVLTDPSPERSQKRPPLGGVMPPPSPFKVTQGRVPQELSAYAMHLIASEPRARPATAKDARRPLEEFARFERPEWRGLPIHPVASQLPPEPAKRGPVPSAAGDLAGKVPRYAGRFLGLVGALALAVLAAALAASLLPRATRHAPASVAREAPATQSPTSVLAEKPTSRPAPLPSPLPTPEEASPSVNQPENSPALTHGVPNPSQVQKASAQRALSKAQKCALLVASLSWVAAGCPGVQTRPEPELCPEKAVKAMEQELDWSLDSGETLLVTVDVTKGKIPRRTRNREEAVTIFKDGPVTGALSEPNGKAPEGTILEGHLWTTGDKIVGRYFRARLPNGRTVPICLELKYGGMEKEEGSKPGKAVGSKEADAGGVTRWR
- a CDS encoding serine/threonine-protein kinase; protein product: MSTARPPWNIPGVILFSQGELSYEVDLSRGLVEEWAQSKLGERTAVAWERTREQRLRQVIVRSLPATSDEPEALAKARARLREEARLAAHLHHPGIAQIFGIHEVQGALHIVSERVEGASLNTLITYSLMRKAPLTPAFCLYVGAEVASILHYAHSRTDESGAPLGIVHRDVSPTRIYLGTAGEVMLTDFACVRSLLSGRVTTTLPRPQGEVFYASPEALLGEEVDPRSDLFSLGLVLLELATGLHLYNTFTIRPGDLEEALTPAVKEQVLGAAMTALVADLPEHAEDCILRAATFSPQDVAELTEPLPLPLRSILRRVLQRRPEDRHLSAAALEAELRAGLALLEAPYGAMEALEEGRDSRDGASTSRGVIEPTGDDAFPPVLVGEEEITTEPGGTN